One genomic region from Pogoniulus pusillus isolate bPogPus1 chromosome 40, bPogPus1.pri, whole genome shotgun sequence encodes:
- the ACE gene encoding angiotensin-converting enzyme isoform X2 codes for MTPALGLLLGLSLVGALRLGLEPLQYSPSEAGAILFARDYNRTAELVLYESVSASWNYNTNLTDEKAALQVEASLEEQNFTELWGKKAKELYGSIWNNFSDPQLRKIIGSIQTLGPSNLPLEKREQYNTILSNMDKIYSTAKVCLPNSTCWDLEPDLSDIMATSRSYKKLLYAWEGWHNAAGNPLRATYEEFVRLSNEAYQMDGFNDTGSYWRSWYDSASFEDDLEKIYNQLEPLYLNLHAFVRRKLYDRYGPKYINLKGPIPAHLLGNMWAQQWNNIYDLMVPYPNKPNLDVTSTMVQQGWNASHMFRVSEKFFTSLGLLEMPPEFWKKSMLEKPVDGREVVCHASAWDFYNRKDFRIKQCTTVTMEQLFTVHHEMGHIQYYLQYKDQPVSFRSGANPGFHEAIGDVMSLSVSTPGHLQKIGLLSSATEDTESSINYLLKMALEKIAFLPFGYLIDQWRWNVFNSRTPPSRYNYDWWYLRTKYQGICAPVPRNESNFDPGAKYHIPGNTPYIRYFVSFILQFQFHKALCQAANHSGPLHTCDIYMSKEAGDKLREVLKAGSSKSWQEILFNLTGTGNMDAEPLLEYFSPVTEWLQEQNKKTNEVLGWPEFDWRPPVPEDYPEGIDKITDEGQAKEFLAEYNRTGETVWNAYTEASWAYNTNITDHNKEIMLEKNLAMSKHTLEYGMKARQFDSTEFQDQSVTRILKKLSVLERAALSEDELKEYNTLLSDMETTYSIAKVCKDEKKCLPLDPDLTDIMATSRDYDELLFAWKGWRDASGKQIKNNYKRYVELSNKAAELNGYTDNGAFWRSLYETPTFEEDLENLYLQLQPLYLNLHAYVRRALYKKYGAEYINLKGPIPAHLLGNMWAQSWSNIFDLVMPYPDATKVDATPAMKQQGWTPKRMFEESNRFFTSLGLIAMPQEFWDKSMLEKPADGREVVCHASAWDFYNRKDFRIKQCTVVNMDDLITVHHEMGHIQYFLQYMDQPISFRDGANPGFHEAVGDVMALSVSTPKHLHSIQLLDEVTDNEESDINYLMSIALDKIAFLPFGYLMDQWRWKVFDGRIKADEYNQQWWSLRLKYQGLCPPVSRSEDDFDPGAKFHIPANVPYIRYFVSFVIQFQFHQALCKAAGHSGALHKCDIYQSKEAGKILGDALKLGFSKPWPEAMKLITGQPNMSAEALMSYFEPLMTWLVKENEKNKEVLGWPEYSWTPHQLQPCPSFLHFPSTSVQDRSDQAEFLGMSLTRNQATAGGWVLLALALIFLVTTIFFGVKFSSVRRKAFKSSSEMELK; via the exons ATGACCccggcgctggggctgctgctggggctgagcttgGTGGGTGCCCTTCGTCTTGGCCTTGAGCCCCTCCAGTACAGCCCCAGTGAGGCAGGGGCCATCCTCTTCGCCAGAGACTACAACAGAACGGCCGAGCTCGTCCTCTACGAAAGCGTCTCGGCCAGCTGGAATTACAACACCAATCTGACGGACGAGAAGGCTGCGCTGCAG GTTGAGGCATCACTGGAGGAGCAAAACTTTACAGAGCTGTGGGGGAAGAAAGCCAAGGAGCTCTATGGCAGCATCTGGAACAACTTTAGTGACCCACAGCTGAGGAAAATCATCGGCTCCATCCAGACTCTGGGACCCTCCAACCTGCCcctggagaaaagagagcaG TACAACACCATCCTCAGCAACATGGACAAAATCTACTCCACAGCCAAGGTGTGCCTCCCCAACAGCACCTGCTGGGACTTGGAACCAG ACCTCTCAGACATCATGGCCACCTCCCGCAGCTACAAGAAGCTGCTCTACGCCTGGGAGGGTTGGCACAACGCTGCAGGCAACCCACTGCGTGCCACCTATGAGGAGTTTGTGAGGCTGAGCAACGAGGCCTATCAGATGGATG gATTTAATGACACGGGCAGCTACTGGCGCTCCTGGTATGactcagcctcctttgaggATGACCTGGAGAAGATCTACAACCAGCTGGAGCCTCTCTACCTCAATCTGCATGCCTTCGTCCGGAGGAAGCTCTATGACCGCTACGGCCCCAAATACATCAACCTGAAGGGTCCCATCCCTGCTCACCTCCTGG GCAACATGTGGGCTCAGCAGTGGAACAATATCTATGACCTGATGGTCCCCTACCCCAACAAGCCCAATCTTGATGTCACAAGCACCATGGTGCAGCAG ggctggaatGCCTCCCACATGTTCCGGGTCTCTGAAAAGTTCTTCacctcgctggggctgctggagatGCCCCCTGAGTTCTGGAAGAAATCCATGCTGGAGAAGCCGGTGGACGGGCGGGAGGTAGTTTGTCACGCCTCAGCCTGGGACTTCTACAACCGCAAGGACTTCAG GATCAAGCAGTGCACAACAGTGACCATGGAGCAGCTGTTCACGGTGCACCACGAGATGGGCCACATCCAGTACTACCTGCAATACAAGGACCAGCCTGTCTCCTTCCGCAGTGGGGCCAACCCTGGCTTCCATGAGGCCATTGGTGATGTCATGTCCCTGTCCGTCTCCACCCCCGGTCACCTGCAGAAAATCGGGCTGCTCAGCAGTGCCACCGAGGACACAG agagcagcatcAACTACCTGCTGAAGATGGCCCTGGAGAAGATTGCCTTCCTGCCCTTTGGCTACCTCATCGACCAGTGGCGCTGGAATGTCTTCAACAGCCGCACACCACCCAGCCGCTACAACTATGATTGGTGGTATCTGAG AACCAAATACCAGGGGATCTGTGCTCCAGTTCCAAGGAATGAAAGCAACTTTGACCCTGGAGCAAAGTACCATATTCCTGGGAACACTCCTTACATCAG GTACTTTGTGAGCTTCATCCTCCAGTTCCAGTTTCACAAGGCGCTGTGCCAGGCGGCCAACCACAGCGGTCCCCTGCACACTTGTGACATCTACATGTCCAAAGAGGCTGGAGACAAACTCAG GGAAGTGCTGAAAGCTGGGTCTTCCAAGTCATGGCAGGAAATCCTGTTCAACCTCACTGGCACAGGTAACATGGACGCTGAACCCCTCCTGGAGTACTTCAGCCCTGTCACTGAGTGGCTTCAGGAGCAGAACAAGAAGACGAACGAGGTCCTGGGCTGGCCTGAATTTGACTGGCGTCCTCCTGTCCCTGAAGATTACCCTGAAGGCATTG ATAAAATAACAGATGAAGGACAAGCTAAGGAGTTCTTGGCTGAGTACAACAGAACAGGGGAGACAGTGTGGAATGCCTACACCGAGGCATCCTGGGCCTACAACACCAACATCACTGACCACAACAAGGAGATCATG ctggagaagaacTTGGCCATGTCCAAGCACACCCTGGAGTATGGCATGAAGGCCAGGCAGTTTGACTCCACCGAGTTCCAGGACCAGAGTGTCACACGCATCCTCAAGAAGCTGAGTGTCCTTGAGAGGGCAGCTCTGTCTGAGGATGAGCTGAAGGAG TACAACACCCTCCTCTCAGATATGGAGACCACCTACAGCATAGCCAAGGTCTGCAAAGATGAGAAAAAATGTCTGCCCCTGGATCCTG ACCTCACAGACATCATGGCCACCTCACGGGACTATGATGAGCTCCTCTTTGCCTGGAAGGGCTGGCGGGATGCTTCTGGGAAGCAGATCAAGAACAACTACAAGCGATATGTGGAACTAAGCAACAAGGCAGCTGAGCTCAATG gttATACAGACAATGGAGCCTTCTGGAGATCCCTGTATGAGACACCTACCTTTGAGGAGGATCTGGAGAACTtgtacctgcagctgcagccactgtACCTCAATCTGCATGCCTACGTCCGCCGAGCCCTCTACAAAAAGTATGGTGCAGAGTACATAAACCTGAAGGGTCCCATCCCTGCTCATTTGCTAG GCAACATGTGGGCACAGTCATGGTCCAACATTTTTGACTTAGTGATGCCTTATCCAGATGCTACCAAGGTGGATGCCACCCCAGCCATGAAACAACAG GGCTGGACACCCAAGAGGATGTTTGAAGAATCAAATCGTTTTTTCACCTCTCTGGGCCTCATTGCCATGCCCCAGGAGTTCTGGGACAAGTCCATGCTTGAGAAGCCAGCAGATGGGCGAGAGGTGGTATGCCATGCCTCAGCCTGGGACTTCTACAACCGCAAGGACTTCAG GATCAAGCAGTGCACTGTGGTGAACATGGATGACCTAATCACAGTGCACCATGAGATGGGCCACATCCAATACTTTCTGCAGTACATGGACCAACCTATCTCCTTCCGTGATGGGGCCAACCCTGGCTTCCACGAGGCTGTTGGAGATGTCATGGCTTTGTCCGTTTCTACGCCTAAACATCTGCACAGCATCCAGCTGCTGGATGAAGTCACTGACAATGAAG AAAGTGACATCAACTACCTGATGAGCATTGCCTTGGACAAAATAGCCTTCCTGCCCTTCGGATACCTCATGGATCAGTggcgctggaaggtgtttgaTGGGCGGATCAAGGCAGATGAGTACAACCAGCAATGGTGGAGCCTCAG GTTGAAGTACCAGGGTTTGTGCCCACCAGTATCGAGATCTGAAGATGACTTTGATCCTGGGGCAAAGTTTCACATCCCTGCCAATGTCCCCTATATCAG GTACTTTGTCAGCTTTGTGATCCAGTTCCAGTTCCACCAGGCGCTCTGCaaggcagctgggcacagtggtgCCCTGCACAAGTGTGACATCTACCAGTCCAAGGAGGCTGGGAAGATCTTGGG GGATGCCCTGAAGCTGGGTTTCAGCAAACCGTGGCCTGAAGCCATGAAGCTcatcactgggcagcccaacaTGTCAGCTGAAGCCCTGATGAGCTACTTTGAGCCACTCATGACATGGTTGGTGAAGGAGAATGAGAAGAACAAGGAAGTCCTGGGCTGGCCTGAGTACAGCTGGACTCC tcATCAGCTCCAACCATGTCCCTCATTTCTCCATTTTCCATCCACTTCAGTTCAAGACCGCTCCGACCAAGCTGAGTTCCTGGGCATGTCCTTGACCAGAAATCAAGCCACAGCAGGCGGCTGGGTCCTGCTTGCCCTAGCACTCATCTTCCTGGTCACTACCATCTTCTTTGGCGTCAAGTTCTCCTCAGTCAGGAGGAAGGCCTTCAAATCCAGCTCAGAAATGGAACTGAAATAA
- the ACE gene encoding angiotensin-converting enzyme isoform X1 produces MTPALGLLLGLSLVGALRLGLEPLQYSPSEAGAILFARDYNRTAELVLYESVSASWNYNTNLTDEKAALQVEASLEEQNFTELWGKKAKELYGSIWNNFSDPQLRKIIGSIQTLGPSNLPLEKREQYNTILSNMDKIYSTAKVCLPNSTCWDLEPDLSDIMATSRSYKKLLYAWEGWHNAAGNPLRATYEEFVRLSNEAYQMDGFNDTGSYWRSWYDSASFEDDLEKIYNQLEPLYLNLHAFVRRKLYDRYGPKYINLKGPIPAHLLGNMWAQQWNNIYDLMVPYPNKPNLDVTSTMVQQGWNASHMFRVSEKFFTSLGLLEMPPEFWKKSMLEKPVDGREVVCHASAWDFYNRKDFRIKQCTTVTMEQLFTVHHEMGHIQYYLQYKDQPVSFRSGANPGFHEAIGDVMSLSVSTPGHLQKIGLLSSATEDTESSINYLLKMALEKIAFLPFGYLIDQWRWNVFNSRTPPSRYNYDWWYLRTKYQGICAPVPRNESNFDPGAKYHIPGNTPYIRYFVSFILQFQFHKALCQAANHSGPLHTCDIYMSKEAGDKLREVLKAGSSKSWQEILFNLTGTGNMDAEPLLEYFSPVTEWLQEQNKKTNEVLGWPEFDWRPPVPEDYPEGIDKITDEGQAKEFLAEYNRTGETVWNAYTEASWAYNTNITDHNKEIMLEKNLAMSKHTLEYGMKARQFDSTEFQDQSVTRILKKLSVLERAALSEDELKEYNTLLSDMETTYSIAKVCKDEKKCLPLDPDLTDIMATSRDYDELLFAWKGWRDASGKQIKNNYKRYVELSNKAAELNGYTDNGAFWRSLYETPTFEEDLENLYLQLQPLYLNLHAYVRRALYKKYGAEYINLKGPIPAHLLGNMWAQSWSNIFDLVMPYPDATKVDATPAMKQQGWTPKRMFEESNRFFTSLGLIAMPQEFWDKSMLEKPADGREVVCHASAWDFYNRKDFRIKQCTVVNMDDLITVHHEMGHIQYFLQYMDQPISFRDGANPGFHEAVGDVMALSVSTPKHLHSIQLLDEVTDNEESDINYLMSIALDKIAFLPFGYLMDQWRWKVFDGRIKADEYNQQWWSLRLKYQGLCPPVSRSEDDFDPGAKFHIPANVPYIRYFVSFVIQFQFHQALCKAAGHSGALHKCDIYQSKEAGKILGDALKLGFSKPWPEAMKLITGQPNMSAEALMSYFEPLMTWLVKENEKNKEVLGWPEYSWTPYTVQDRSDQAEFLGMSLTRNQATAGGWVLLALALIFLVTTIFFGVKFSSVRRKAFKSSSEMELK; encoded by the exons ATGACCccggcgctggggctgctgctggggctgagcttgGTGGGTGCCCTTCGTCTTGGCCTTGAGCCCCTCCAGTACAGCCCCAGTGAGGCAGGGGCCATCCTCTTCGCCAGAGACTACAACAGAACGGCCGAGCTCGTCCTCTACGAAAGCGTCTCGGCCAGCTGGAATTACAACACCAATCTGACGGACGAGAAGGCTGCGCTGCAG GTTGAGGCATCACTGGAGGAGCAAAACTTTACAGAGCTGTGGGGGAAGAAAGCCAAGGAGCTCTATGGCAGCATCTGGAACAACTTTAGTGACCCACAGCTGAGGAAAATCATCGGCTCCATCCAGACTCTGGGACCCTCCAACCTGCCcctggagaaaagagagcaG TACAACACCATCCTCAGCAACATGGACAAAATCTACTCCACAGCCAAGGTGTGCCTCCCCAACAGCACCTGCTGGGACTTGGAACCAG ACCTCTCAGACATCATGGCCACCTCCCGCAGCTACAAGAAGCTGCTCTACGCCTGGGAGGGTTGGCACAACGCTGCAGGCAACCCACTGCGTGCCACCTATGAGGAGTTTGTGAGGCTGAGCAACGAGGCCTATCAGATGGATG gATTTAATGACACGGGCAGCTACTGGCGCTCCTGGTATGactcagcctcctttgaggATGACCTGGAGAAGATCTACAACCAGCTGGAGCCTCTCTACCTCAATCTGCATGCCTTCGTCCGGAGGAAGCTCTATGACCGCTACGGCCCCAAATACATCAACCTGAAGGGTCCCATCCCTGCTCACCTCCTGG GCAACATGTGGGCTCAGCAGTGGAACAATATCTATGACCTGATGGTCCCCTACCCCAACAAGCCCAATCTTGATGTCACAAGCACCATGGTGCAGCAG ggctggaatGCCTCCCACATGTTCCGGGTCTCTGAAAAGTTCTTCacctcgctggggctgctggagatGCCCCCTGAGTTCTGGAAGAAATCCATGCTGGAGAAGCCGGTGGACGGGCGGGAGGTAGTTTGTCACGCCTCAGCCTGGGACTTCTACAACCGCAAGGACTTCAG GATCAAGCAGTGCACAACAGTGACCATGGAGCAGCTGTTCACGGTGCACCACGAGATGGGCCACATCCAGTACTACCTGCAATACAAGGACCAGCCTGTCTCCTTCCGCAGTGGGGCCAACCCTGGCTTCCATGAGGCCATTGGTGATGTCATGTCCCTGTCCGTCTCCACCCCCGGTCACCTGCAGAAAATCGGGCTGCTCAGCAGTGCCACCGAGGACACAG agagcagcatcAACTACCTGCTGAAGATGGCCCTGGAGAAGATTGCCTTCCTGCCCTTTGGCTACCTCATCGACCAGTGGCGCTGGAATGTCTTCAACAGCCGCACACCACCCAGCCGCTACAACTATGATTGGTGGTATCTGAG AACCAAATACCAGGGGATCTGTGCTCCAGTTCCAAGGAATGAAAGCAACTTTGACCCTGGAGCAAAGTACCATATTCCTGGGAACACTCCTTACATCAG GTACTTTGTGAGCTTCATCCTCCAGTTCCAGTTTCACAAGGCGCTGTGCCAGGCGGCCAACCACAGCGGTCCCCTGCACACTTGTGACATCTACATGTCCAAAGAGGCTGGAGACAAACTCAG GGAAGTGCTGAAAGCTGGGTCTTCCAAGTCATGGCAGGAAATCCTGTTCAACCTCACTGGCACAGGTAACATGGACGCTGAACCCCTCCTGGAGTACTTCAGCCCTGTCACTGAGTGGCTTCAGGAGCAGAACAAGAAGACGAACGAGGTCCTGGGCTGGCCTGAATTTGACTGGCGTCCTCCTGTCCCTGAAGATTACCCTGAAGGCATTG ATAAAATAACAGATGAAGGACAAGCTAAGGAGTTCTTGGCTGAGTACAACAGAACAGGGGAGACAGTGTGGAATGCCTACACCGAGGCATCCTGGGCCTACAACACCAACATCACTGACCACAACAAGGAGATCATG ctggagaagaacTTGGCCATGTCCAAGCACACCCTGGAGTATGGCATGAAGGCCAGGCAGTTTGACTCCACCGAGTTCCAGGACCAGAGTGTCACACGCATCCTCAAGAAGCTGAGTGTCCTTGAGAGGGCAGCTCTGTCTGAGGATGAGCTGAAGGAG TACAACACCCTCCTCTCAGATATGGAGACCACCTACAGCATAGCCAAGGTCTGCAAAGATGAGAAAAAATGTCTGCCCCTGGATCCTG ACCTCACAGACATCATGGCCACCTCACGGGACTATGATGAGCTCCTCTTTGCCTGGAAGGGCTGGCGGGATGCTTCTGGGAAGCAGATCAAGAACAACTACAAGCGATATGTGGAACTAAGCAACAAGGCAGCTGAGCTCAATG gttATACAGACAATGGAGCCTTCTGGAGATCCCTGTATGAGACACCTACCTTTGAGGAGGATCTGGAGAACTtgtacctgcagctgcagccactgtACCTCAATCTGCATGCCTACGTCCGCCGAGCCCTCTACAAAAAGTATGGTGCAGAGTACATAAACCTGAAGGGTCCCATCCCTGCTCATTTGCTAG GCAACATGTGGGCACAGTCATGGTCCAACATTTTTGACTTAGTGATGCCTTATCCAGATGCTACCAAGGTGGATGCCACCCCAGCCATGAAACAACAG GGCTGGACACCCAAGAGGATGTTTGAAGAATCAAATCGTTTTTTCACCTCTCTGGGCCTCATTGCCATGCCCCAGGAGTTCTGGGACAAGTCCATGCTTGAGAAGCCAGCAGATGGGCGAGAGGTGGTATGCCATGCCTCAGCCTGGGACTTCTACAACCGCAAGGACTTCAG GATCAAGCAGTGCACTGTGGTGAACATGGATGACCTAATCACAGTGCACCATGAGATGGGCCACATCCAATACTTTCTGCAGTACATGGACCAACCTATCTCCTTCCGTGATGGGGCCAACCCTGGCTTCCACGAGGCTGTTGGAGATGTCATGGCTTTGTCCGTTTCTACGCCTAAACATCTGCACAGCATCCAGCTGCTGGATGAAGTCACTGACAATGAAG AAAGTGACATCAACTACCTGATGAGCATTGCCTTGGACAAAATAGCCTTCCTGCCCTTCGGATACCTCATGGATCAGTggcgctggaaggtgtttgaTGGGCGGATCAAGGCAGATGAGTACAACCAGCAATGGTGGAGCCTCAG GTTGAAGTACCAGGGTTTGTGCCCACCAGTATCGAGATCTGAAGATGACTTTGATCCTGGGGCAAAGTTTCACATCCCTGCCAATGTCCCCTATATCAG GTACTTTGTCAGCTTTGTGATCCAGTTCCAGTTCCACCAGGCGCTCTGCaaggcagctgggcacagtggtgCCCTGCACAAGTGTGACATCTACCAGTCCAAGGAGGCTGGGAAGATCTTGGG GGATGCCCTGAAGCTGGGTTTCAGCAAACCGTGGCCTGAAGCCATGAAGCTcatcactgggcagcccaacaTGTCAGCTGAAGCCCTGATGAGCTACTTTGAGCCACTCATGACATGGTTGGTGAAGGAGAATGAGAAGAACAAGGAAGTCCTGGGCTGGCCTGAGTACAGCTGGACTCCGTATACAG TTCAAGACCGCTCCGACCAAGCTGAGTTCCTGGGCATGTCCTTGACCAGAAATCAAGCCACAGCAGGCGGCTGGGTCCTGCTTGCCCTAGCACTCATCTTCCTGGTCACTACCATCTTCTTTGGCGTCAAGTTCTCCTCAGTCAGGAGGAAGGCCTTCAAATCCAGCTCAGAAATGGAACTGAAATAA